GCGCGGACGGTTCAATCCCTTCATGTTTAAGGGAACAGTTTTTAGCACCGGTGGCTATTCGGCAGAATACGGACAGGCTTTATCGTCGGTTTTGCAACTTTCGACTACAGATATGCCTGCCGAAGATGAACTGAATATTTCGCTTCTAACTGTAAGCGCGGGTTTGGCCGGAACCAAAACATGGCGGAAGGGAGCCATAACTGCCACGATCGATTATACCAATTTGAAACCTTACATGAGCATCGCGCCACAAAACTACAACTGGAACCATCCCCCGGAATCGCTAAGCTCGGAAGTGAGTTTGCGACAAGAAACCGGTTCGTCAGGCATGATGAAGCTTTATGGCAATTTCACCACCACAACAATGTCGCTCATGCAAAGCGATCTGAATAATGACGGACAGCAGGTTGCCTACTCCATAAAAAACGACAATACCTATATCAATGGATCTTGGAATACGCCCCTTGGCCAAAAGTGGATTTACAAAACCGGATTGTCTGTGAGCGAAAGCCATGATCAGGCCTCTTACGGTCAAAACATGATGGATGATAACCTGCGTGGCCTGCATTATAAAAATGTTTTTATCCATCAGCTTAGCCAAAATAAAGTTAATGTGAGGCTGGGGGCTGATTTGTTTTTATGGCAATATGACAGTAAATTTAGCGAGGGAGACAGCAGCCTGAAGGCGAGTTATCAGGATGTATCGCCGGCTGCTTTTGCCGAGGCCGAAATTTATCTGTCCAACAAATTTGTTAGCCGTTTGGGTGGAAGGCTCGAATACAATGGCCATCTGGATGCTGCCACCTTTTCGCCGAGGTTTTCTACCGCCTACAAGATTGGAGCGCAAAGCCAGGTTTCGCTGGCTTACGGGTGGTTTTATCAAAATCCTTTAGACCAATATTTGCTTTATACCAGCCAGGTAAAGCCGGAGCGTGCCGATCATTACATCCTGACTTTTCAATCCATAAAAAATAATCGAACCTTGCGGTCGGAGATTTATTACAAGGCCTACCAAGATCTTGTAAAAGTAAATCCGGAAACTTTTTCGCGTGTCAACGCGTATTCAAATTCGGGTGATGGTTATGCTTATGGGCTGGATGTGTTTTGGCGCGACAACAAAACCTTTAGGAATGCCGAATATTGGGTTTCGTATAGCTATCTGGAAACGGAGCGCGATTTCAGAAACTACCCGTATCGCGCGATACCCGATTTCGCAAGCAAGCACAACTTGTCGGTAGTTTTTAAATATTGGTTTGATGACATCCGCTGTTTGGCAGGCATGAGCTACAAATTTGCTTCGCCACGTGTGTTTCACGATCCCAATGTACCGGGATTCAAGAATCGCCAAACCATTCCTTATCAAACCATGGATATCAACATCACATACTTACATCGAGAGAATATCATTTTTTATGCAGCCATCACCAATGTTGTGGGTTTTAAGCAGGACTACGGAGAGCGATTTGCCATGCAGGCCAATGCTGAGGGCTACTATGCAAGTGAACCGATAATTCCCGGTTCCAACCGTTTCTTTGTGGTGGCGTGCTTTATCACCCTCTCCAAAAGAGGAGATTTAAACCAGATGGATAAAATAGAGTAGGATGAGTAGTGAGAAGTGAGAGATGAGAGGTGAGAGGAGAGAGGAGAGTCGTCAGAGTTCTAAGAAAACAACAGATTGCTTCTCCGCCAGCTGGCGGATCGCAATGAACCATTAACAAATAACAATTAACAAATAACAAACATTTAAAACATCATTAATTATGAAAAAAGTAACACTAATTATCACAGCAATTTTAATTTCAGCGGCGTCGTATGCCGGCGGAAACAAGTACCAGGAAAAAATGGGCGAAACCCTCGCCGGATTTTCCCAGGTGGAATCGGTAGCAGATTACCAGAGCCTGGCCAACAAATTTATGATGATAGCCCAGGCCGAAAAAACTGAGTGGCTGCCCTATTATTACCATGCACAATGCTATATTCTGATGAGCTTTAGCGAAAATGAAAATCCGGAAAAAAAAGACGAATACCTGGATGTGGCCGAAACATCCGTAGCAAAGATGCTGGAGTTGGCTCCCTCCGAATCGGAAGTGTATGTTATGCAGGGCATGCTTTACACTGCAAGGCTGGTGGTTGATCCGATGAGCCGAGGCCAAAAATACGGTGCGCTTTCAGCCCAATCCATAGGCAAAGCCCTGGGTATTGAACCCGAAAACCCACGGGCAAGATACATGCAGATAGCCAACGAGATGGGAACGGCCAGTTACTTTGGCAGCGACGTTTCTGTCCCTTGCCAAAAAGCCCGCGTGCTTTATGATGGATGGGATAATTATCAACTGAAATCCCCAATTCACCCCCGCTGGGGCAAAGGCCAGTTAGTCGATACTATGGAACAATGTGGGGAGAGGTAGAAAAATAGTATTCACTCTACGAAATTGTTTTATCCCGCTTAAAGCGGATGATCCAAATTCATTGTTGCCCGATGAAAATAATTTTCCATAAATAGATTCTTCTCCGCCGGTTGGCGGATACGAATGACAAGTTCTTGTAGGTAATTGGAATGCAATAGATTTCTCTCCGACCAGTTGGCGGATCGAAATGACACGACTGGCGCGGAAAGGGGTGGGGGTGGAAGGTTCGGACGCACAGCGCCCGAACCTTCCACCCCCAATTCCTAACATAGCGTGTCATTTCGACTGGAAAATTTGCGAAGCAAATTTGGAGGGAGAAATCTATTTCAAAAAACCAAGATCATTAACACCATGACTTTAGGGCTATGAAAATGGTTCTGTCATTAGTAGCGTATTGAAGAGTCTATTGGTTTTAACCAGACACCAATACTCTAAATTATTAAATACATTTGCTCCATGCAAACAATCGAAATCAAAAAGAAGGAAACCAAGCGGTTTTCGGCACTTTATCCTTTCAATAAGGTAGCTACTTTCATTTTGGCCAATCTCCTGCTCAGCTTATTTATAATGCTGGCCTTTATGTGGAACTCTTTTGAAAGTCTTCACAACTTTCTGATTTCTTTTGGCTGGTCATTCACTATTTGCACGACCCAATGGCTGGGACACGGATTCATTTTTAACTATCTGGACCAAAAAATCGATTGGATCGAGCAGCCCGCAAAAAGAGCTTTGGCCGGCCTTGTTGCTTTGGTCATTTATTCGTCGATTGCCTTTTATTTTATCCAAACACTTTTCTTTTTCCTGGTGCAGGGTGAGTTGCCGACAGTTACGTGGAGGTGGGCTGTGAATTGGGTGCTTTATCCTGTGGGTATTTCTTTTGTGATAACCATGACCTTTACCGCCATCGGATTTTTTAGAGCCTGGAAAGATTCGTTCAAACGTGCCGAACGGCTCAATACCGAAATGATGGCCCACAAATACGAGGTTTTACGCAATCAGATTAATCCTCATTTTTTGTTCAACAGCTTTAATGTGCTCACCGATTTGGTGTATGAAAACCAGGATGCTGCCGTGAAGTTTATCCGGCAACTAAGTCATTTGTTCCGGTACGTGCTCGAAAGCCGAGATAAAGAGTTGGTGCCGCTTGGTGATGAAATTGAATTTGTAAAATCCTTTGCCTTTTTATTGCAAACGAGATTTGAAAACAAGCTTTTTATCAATATTGATGTGGATGCGGCACAGGCAGAAATGATTGTCCCGGTAAGTATTCAAATGCTGATCGAAAATGCAGTGAAGCACAATGAAGTCTCGGATGCTTACCCCTTAAAAATTGATATTAGGAAGGATGGCGATTATATCGAAGTTTCAAATTCGTTAAAAGCCAAAACGGCTAAAGATGCATCTACCAATATGGGATTGAAAAACCTGCAGCAGCAGTTCGCATTTTTTTCAAATAAGGAAATCGAAATCGAAAAAACAGCCACTGCCTTCACTGTAAAACTCCCACTTATCAAAATCGGACGAGCATGAAAGTACTGATTATCGAAGACGAAACCCGCGCAGCAAACCGCTTAATAAAGTTGCTCGAAAAATTAGCGCCGGAAGCAGAACTTATAAATACTTTGGAATCGGTGCGGGATAGTGTGAAATTTTTGAAATCCAATACAACCCCCGATTTAATTTTCTCCGACATCCAATTGGCCGATGGGCTGAGCTTTGAAATATTTAAGCAGGTCGAAGTGCAATGCCCAATTATCTTTACCACAGCTTACGATCAATATGCCATCGAAGCCTTCAATACCAATGGGATCGATTATCTGCTGAAGCCCATTGAGGAGGAGCGACTGGAGCAGGCATTAAAAAAACTGGAAAGCCTTAGCGCAAAGCCGGATATGCAACAGATAATCCGGATGATGGCTGGAAATTATCCCTTAGCAAAAAAGTACAAAAGTCGCTTTATGGTAAAGGTTGGTGAGCAGATAAAAACCATCAGCACCTCCGAAATCGTAGCTTTTTATAGCTTCGACACGGCCAGCTTTATCCATACGCAAAACAAGCGGAATTACATTGTCGATTTTAGCCTGGACCAACTGGAGGAGTTACTCGATCCCGGAAAGTTCTATCGGGTAAACCGCAAGTTCATTGTTAGCCTTCAGGCTTGTGGCCAAATATACGCATGGTCCAACAGCCGCCTCAAAATTGAAGTGGAAGGCCTGGACGAGGAGATTGTGGTGGCCCGTGAGCGTGTTTTAAAATTCAAGGAGTGGCTTGACGGTGGTGAATAAGTGTTTGCCAGTGGTGAAAATGAAAAGAAACTAGTTTAACCGCAGAGGCGCAGAGTCGCGGAGGAAGACAAATAACTGGTTATCCGCAAAAGTGCCATCAAGAAACCTTTTGTTATATCTTTTCTCTCCGTCTCTCCGTCTCTTCATCTCTCTTTCTCTCCGCCTCAGCGGTTTATTTAAACTTTAAAGTCCAATCAATCCTCTGCTTTCCCGGGCAGCATGGGCACGAATACAAAGCCGCCAAAGATTTGTTCTTCATAGTCGTTGTCGTTGTGGCGGATGATGCGGGTCATCTTTTGAAGGCCCTGTTCACCTACCGGTGCCACCAGCATTCCACCATCTTTGAGCTGCTGCCTGAGTGTGTCGGGGATGACAGGAATGGCTGCTGTGATAAGGATGCGGTCGAAAGGAGCAAAGGCAGGTAGTCCTTCATAGCCATCTTTGTAGAAAATGCGCGCGGGATAGCGCATGCGATCGAAAAACTGTTTTGTTCTTTTGTACAAATGCAATTGCCGTTCGACTGTGTAAACTTTTGCACCCAAAGCCAGCAATACCGACGCCTGGTATCCTGAACCCGTTCCCACCTCAAGAACTTTCATGTTTTCACCTACCTCCAGCAGCTCTGTCTGAAAAGCAACCGTGTAAGGCTGCGAGATGGTTTGGCCGGAGCCGATGGGGAAGGCTTTGTCCTGGTAGGCGTATTCGAGAAACGACGAGTCCATAAAAAAATGGCGCGGCACCGTATTGATGGCTTCCAGCACGCGTGCATCGGCGATGCCTTTGCTTTGTAGCTGTGCCACGAGTTTTTTGCGAAGGCCTTTGTGGCGATAAGTATCGGGTTTATCCATGATAAAAATTAGAAACTGAAATCCTTGCAAAGCTACTATTTTGGGCGGGAGGCCGGCAAAAAGTTGATGCTTTTGAAGGTTCCAAAACTTCCAATTGGCATTTACTCCCTTTAGGAGAGAGTTCGGGGGTGAGGTTGAAAAGCAAACCGCTCACTCACACATACTCCCTATCAGCCCGGCAGAAGAGCTCCCCTCTCCATTTGGAGAGGGGCCGGGGGTGAGGTCTAAAGGCGGGGTTATTGATAGCCGTTTAATTGTGATTGTTTACCCCAGCTACTGACGTTTGACTTTTGTGATTTGGAACTTATTTGTCTTTTGTCCTTTGACTTTTGGAACTTATCTTAGCCTCTGCTGTGCCAAAATCCTTACTTTTGCATCCACATAATAAAATCACTATGTTGAAAATCGGAGTGCTTGGCGCCGGCCATCTCGGGAAAATTCATATCAAATGTATCCGCGAAATTAGCGACTACGAGCTGGTGGGTTTTTACGATCCTAACGTTGAAACGGCTACCCGTGTGGCTGAGGAGTTTGGGCTGAAAAACTTCGACTCGCTCGATTCCATCATCGAGGCCGTGGATGTGGTGGACATAGTAACGCCTACCGTTTCGCATTTCGATTGTGCGGCAGCAGCTTTGCGCAAATCGCGCCACGTATTTATCGAGAAACCCATTGTGACCACTCCGGCAGAAGCCCGCGAGCTGATGAAGATTGCCGCCGAGGCTGGCGTTAAAGTGCAGGTAGGGCACGTGGAGCGTTTTAATCCCGCTTTTCTGGCAGCCGGTAAATACATCAACAATCCAATGTTTATCGAGACGCACCGCCTGTCGCAGTTCAACCCGCGTGGCACCGACGTGCCGGTGATCCTCGATCTGATGATCCACGACATCGACATTATCCTGAGCGTGGTGCGTAGCAACGTGAAAAAAATCAGCGCAAGCGGTGTACCCATCGTTTCTGACACTCCCGACATCGCTAACGCCCGCATTGAGTTCGACAATGGCTGCGTGGCCAACCTCACCGCCAGCCGTATCTCGATGAAAAACATGCGCAAATCACGCTTCTTCCAGCGCGACGCCTACATCTCTGTTGACTTTCTGAATAAAGAGCTTGAGATTGTGCAAATGAAAGACATCGATCGCGATCCCGACGATCCTTTTGCTATGGTGCTCGATCTGGGCAAGGGAAAAGGCATGAAGGAAATTATTATCGATAAACCGATGGTGGAGCCAAATAACGCCATCATCGTTGAGCTGGAAAGCTTTGCCAACGCCATCAACAACAATGCTACCCCGCCCGTCACCATCAACGATGGCTATCAGGCGCTGGAGGTGGCTTATCGCATCCTCGAAAAGATCAACTATTAGACAGCTGGTGCAGGGCGCAACAGACAATATAAGCCGGGCGGCGGCCGTTTCAGAAATTCAATTAAAAACAAACAATGTGCGGATGAATATTTTGAAAAATAAATGGTGGGTGCTGACGATGATTGGCAGCATGGTGATTTTCTTTTCGGCCTGTTCGGATGAAAATCTCGAACCCGGCGTTCCGGCCTTTGTTTCGTTAGATTATGTCGAGTTTTCAACGAATCCTTCGCAGGGTTCTCCTTTGCAAAATATTTCTGATGCATGGGTATTTGCCAACGGCGCCACCATCGGCGTTTTCGAGATGCCCGTGAAGGTGCCCGTTTTGGTTTCGGGCAAAGGCGAGTTGCGTATTGAGGCGGGCATCAAGCTCAACGGCATTGCCACCACGCGCGTCAACAATCCTTTTTTTGAACCCATTGTCATCAAGGATTTCAATTTTATTTCCGATTCGATTCTTGATGTGGATTTGCATACTACCTATCGCGAAAGCACCATCTTCGACTGGATAGAGGATTTTGAAGAGTTACCACTGTCGCTCGATACTACCAACCTGGGTGGAAAGGCTTTCATCACCCGCACTTCCGAAGGAGCCATTAGCGGAAACTTTGCGGGCATTATCCAGCTCGATGGGCAGCACAAAATTTTCGAGGCAGCCTCCTTCCAGGACTATACCTTGCCGGTGGACGGACGTCCGGTGCTGCTCGAGATGCATTATAAAAACACCACTCCTTTTTCGGTGGGAATCATTGCACAAAGTCCTTCGCAGGTCATCAAAAAAGAAATTATCGTGCTTTATCCAAAGCAGGAGTGGAACAAGATTTATATCAACCTTACGGATCAACTGCGCGAAAGTTCTAATGCGCGCACTTTTAAAGTTTTGATCCGCAGTTATATCGACGCGGACGATGAGCAGCACACCATCCATCTCGACAATCTCAAACTTATGCACCGATAAACCTGATGAAAGATGCAGACACTTAATAAAAAGACTCAGCAGGCCAGGTATGTTTTTGCCGACTGGCTCGCGGCGGCGCTGGCCTGGATGCTTTTCTTCGCTTATCGTAAAGTTTCGGTAATCCCCGATCTGCTGCACAATCTTCACGAAATTTATGGCGACCCCAACTTCTATCGCGGCATGGTGGTGGTGCCTCTGTTCTGGCTAATTCTTTACATAATTGCCGGAAGCTACCGTCGCATCTACCGAAAGTCGCGCCTCCGCGAGATCACCGCCACTTTTACAACGGTATTTATTGGCGTGGTTATCATCTTTTTTACGCTGCTGCTCGACGACGTCGTTTCCTCACCCGCCAGCTATTACAAGTCGTTCACCATGCTTTATCTGCTGCAGTTTGTCTTTACGGCTTCTTTCCGACTTTTTATCACTACGCGAACCGTCAAGAAAATTCACCATAAAGTTCTTGGTTTTAATACCATTATCGTAGGTAGTAATGAGAATGCGGTGAATCTTTACAAGCAGCTGGATGCACAGTTTCCGTCGTCGGGAAACCGGTTTCTTGGTTTTGTTAATGCGCGTGTTTACGACAAATATCAATTGGCTGATCATCTGCCGCATTTGGGCTTTTATAAGGAGTTGCCCCGGCTGGTGCGCGAGCTGAAGGTGGAAGAGGTGGTGATAGCCATCGAACGCAGTGAAACGCAGTTGGTCGAGAAAATCCTGACGCAGATAGAAGACACCGATGTTATCATCAAAATTATACCAGCCATGCAGGATTATCTGCTGGGCAGCGTAAAGACGACTTCCATTTTTACGGAGCCGCTCGTGCAGATTTCGCCGCACATGATGCCGCCCTGGCAGGAATCCATCAAGCGCCTGATCGACTTCAGCGCTTCGCTGGTGGCCATCATCTTGTTATTGCCTGTTTACATTTTACTTTATCTGTTTGTGAAATTTTCTTCGCCGGGACCCGCATTTTATTTTCAGGAGCGCATCGGACTGCACGGAAAACCATTTATGATTCCAAAGTTCAGGTCGATGTATGTTGGTGCCGAGAAGGACACGCCCCAGTTGTCGTCGAAGGATGACAGCCGCATTACGTCGGTCGGGAAGTTTATGCGCAAAGTACGTTTGGACGAGCTGCCGCAGTTTTTTACGGTGCTTACCGGAAGGATGTCGTTGGTGGGATATCGTCCCGAGCGCCAGTTTTTTATCGATCAAATCGTAAAACGCGCCCCACATTATCGTTTGCTTTTTAAGATAAAACCAGGAATCACATCGTGGGGACAGATCAAATTTGGCTATGCCAGCAATGTGGATGAGATGGTGCAGCGGCTTAAATATGATATTTTGTATGTCGAAAACATGTCGCTTGCCATGGATTTCAAAATCATGTTTTACACGGTCCTAATCATTGTGAAGGGGAGTGGGAAATAGAAGTGCCTCTCTTTTATTTTTGGACGTTTCGAGGTCCTTCGGACGCTCGAAAGTCTGAGGGTAAGGGCGACTTTCTATTCTCAAAGATTCAAGATAGAAACGTTAAACTTAAAAAAAAGTAAAAGTTGAATTTGCTTGCCGGTGAGCACGATAATACGTGAAAATTGAAAAACTACGAATTATGTTTCTTAGCTGTTATAGTTTCTGTTTTAATAAAGCAAAACTCCCGGAGGTAGATTGCCTTCGGGAGTTTTTGTTATTATTGATTTGCTGTTATTATTTGGCGTTTTTAAATGCTTTAATACCTGCAAATCTTGATGTTTTTCCTAGTTCATGCTCTATCCGCATTAACTG
This is a stretch of genomic DNA from Bacteroidales bacterium. It encodes these proteins:
- a CDS encoding protein-L-isoaspartate(D-aspartate) O-methyltransferase gives rise to the protein MDKPDTYRHKGLRKKLVAQLQSKGIADARVLEAINTVPRHFFMDSSFLEYAYQDKAFPIGSGQTISQPYTVAFQTELLEVGENMKVLEVGTGSGYQASVLLALGAKVYTVERQLHLYKRTKQFFDRMRYPARIFYKDGYEGLPAFAPFDRILITAAIPVIPDTLRQQLKDGGMLVAPVGEQGLQKMTRIIRHNDNDYEEQIFGGFVFVPMLPGKAED
- a CDS encoding LytTR family DNA-binding domain-containing protein yields the protein MKVLIIEDETRAANRLIKLLEKLAPEAELINTLESVRDSVKFLKSNTTPDLIFSDIQLADGLSFEIFKQVEVQCPIIFTTAYDQYAIEAFNTNGIDYLLKPIEEERLEQALKKLESLSAKPDMQQIIRMMAGNYPLAKKYKSRFMVKVGEQIKTISTSEIVAFYSFDTASFIHTQNKRNYIVDFSLDQLEELLDPGKFYRVNRKFIVSLQACGQIYAWSNSRLKIEVEGLDEEIVVARERVLKFKEWLDGGE
- a CDS encoding Gfo/Idh/MocA family oxidoreductase, with the translated sequence MLKIGVLGAGHLGKIHIKCIREISDYELVGFYDPNVETATRVAEEFGLKNFDSLDSIIEAVDVVDIVTPTVSHFDCAAAALRKSRHVFIEKPIVTTPAEARELMKIAAEAGVKVQVGHVERFNPAFLAAGKYINNPMFIETHRLSQFNPRGTDVPVILDLMIHDIDIILSVVRSNVKKISASGVPIVSDTPDIANARIEFDNGCVANLTASRISMKNMRKSRFFQRDAYISVDFLNKELEIVQMKDIDRDPDDPFAMVLDLGKGKGMKEIIIDKPMVEPNNAIIVELESFANAINNNATPPVTINDGYQALEVAYRILEKINY
- a CDS encoding histidine kinase, encoding MQTIEIKKKETKRFSALYPFNKVATFILANLLLSLFIMLAFMWNSFESLHNFLISFGWSFTICTTQWLGHGFIFNYLDQKIDWIEQPAKRALAGLVALVIYSSIAFYFIQTLFFFLVQGELPTVTWRWAVNWVLYPVGISFVITMTFTAIGFFRAWKDSFKRAERLNTEMMAHKYEVLRNQINPHFLFNSFNVLTDLVYENQDAAVKFIRQLSHLFRYVLESRDKELVPLGDEIEFVKSFAFLLQTRFENKLFINIDVDAAQAEMIVPVSIQMLIENAVKHNEVSDAYPLKIDIRKDGDYIEVSNSLKAKTAKDASTNMGLKNLQQQFAFFSNKEIEIEKTATAFTVKLPLIKIGRA
- a CDS encoding TonB-dependent receptor codes for the protein MLNKYLIFIFILMQIALNGKAQSSISGTVHDKSGEPLTGANIYLKETYDGVSSDAKGNFTFKTNETGKHTLRINFIGFEGFEKEFDLNNSSIHIDVVLHEAFNQMKAVTITAGTFEAGDARRSASMTSLDMVTTAGAMGSVFGALQTLPGTSANPESGKLFVKGGSSEESQTYIDGMLVHVPYNSSPPLTSVRGRFNPFMFKGTVFSTGGYSAEYGQALSSVLQLSTTDMPAEDELNISLLTVSAGLAGTKTWRKGAITATIDYTNLKPYMSIAPQNYNWNHPPESLSSEVSLRQETGSSGMMKLYGNFTTTTMSLMQSDLNNDGQQVAYSIKNDNTYINGSWNTPLGQKWIYKTGLSVSESHDQASYGQNMMDDNLRGLHYKNVFIHQLSQNKVNVRLGADLFLWQYDSKFSEGDSSLKASYQDVSPAAFAEAEIYLSNKFVSRLGGRLEYNGHLDAATFSPRFSTAYKIGAQSQVSLAYGWFYQNPLDQYLLYTSQVKPERADHYILTFQSIKNNRTLRSEIYYKAYQDLVKVNPETFSRVNAYSNSGDGYAYGLDVFWRDNKTFRNAEYWVSYSYLETERDFRNYPYRAIPDFASKHNLSVVFKYWFDDIRCLAGMSYKFASPRVFHDPNVPGFKNRQTIPYQTMDINITYLHRENIIFYAAITNVVGFKQDYGERFAMQANAEGYYASEPIIPGSNRFFVVACFITLSKRGDLNQMDKIE
- a CDS encoding sugar transferase — encoded protein: MQTLNKKTQQARYVFADWLAAALAWMLFFAYRKVSVIPDLLHNLHEIYGDPNFYRGMVVVPLFWLILYIIAGSYRRIYRKSRLREITATFTTVFIGVVIIFFTLLLDDVVSSPASYYKSFTMLYLLQFVFTASFRLFITTRTVKKIHHKVLGFNTIIVGSNENAVNLYKQLDAQFPSSGNRFLGFVNARVYDKYQLADHLPHLGFYKELPRLVRELKVEEVVIAIERSETQLVEKILTQIEDTDVIIKIIPAMQDYLLGSVKTTSIFTEPLVQISPHMMPPWQESIKRLIDFSASLVAIILLLPVYILLYLFVKFSSPGPAFYFQERIGLHGKPFMIPKFRSMYVGAEKDTPQLSSKDDSRITSVGKFMRKVRLDELPQFFTVLTGRMSLVGYRPERQFFIDQIVKRAPHYRLLFKIKPGITSWGQIKFGYASNVDEMVQRLKYDILYVENMSLAMDFKIMFYTVLIIVKGSGK